In Malania oleifera isolate guangnan ecotype guangnan chromosome 8, ASM2987363v1, whole genome shotgun sequence, a single window of DNA contains:
- the LOC131162763 gene encoding uncharacterized protein LOC131162763 codes for MAEQLESRVLGIEQGQEELSNQGQSSGPPPFTSPPHGTPPFIPAVTGIGMPSSAVAGVGTSKTATEYRCDELEERLRAIEGTRTTSTARPSDYCLVPNVVIPPKFKMPDFEKFDGTTCPQTHLRMYCQSMAAYTDNEKLMMHCFQSSLTGTAARWYVQQNKAQIRTWGDLADAFEAQYRHILEMAPDRMFLSEMEKKPTEIFREYAHRWRDAATQVDPPVNDREAISMFVGTLKDPYRSHLVGSTPHNFMDIVSAGARVEADVKAGWIKTGTTDNGPSKKWVKGKKEEETQMIQGPMRSLRQRSRSQQPRGNFYMEPVVNQTLHMGPRPQFVAPALVPTQPNIPTRPSQQTHTRNTPKSFQRLEPIPMSYADLFPQLLEQRMISTIPGIPLTNPPPHWYNPEVRCAYHANSPGHPIDQCWAFKHKVQDLKDAGWLSFDAKPVGIQENPLPDHGKDNVGMIEEQDGEKFERRWEQMRLDWVYSELTTAGLAGLKAICSKGAPCTCQNTMKRSVQQCETFRIFLSSLIDSKRVEVSRVQKTNEVSVIGESDHPQFTNRPFIPIMGKTPRVPEAPIRVVISAPRPFAYHSDQAVPWRYNCEVRTEGETSSAAEARGITRSGRVYTPKVLEKVQPSQEQNRNLKKPVQSQEAEEFLKIIKHSEYNIIDQLKKMPAHISVLSLLLSSEAYREALLKALNQAYIPQDISIDNFNHVIGGLTATNYITFADEEIPVEGQGHNQALHVSAKCRDHMIA; via the exons ATGGCAGAACAGTTAGAGAGCCGTGTTCTGGGGATCGAGCAGGGGCAGGAAGAGCTGAGCAATCAA GGGCAATCTTCTGGTCCGCCCCCATTCACCTCACCGCCGCATGGCACGCCACCTTTTATCCCAGCAGTGACAGGAATAGGGATGCCCTCATCAGCGGTTGCGGGTGTAGGGACAAGCAAGACTGCGACGGAATACCGTTGTGACGAATTGGAAGAACGGCTAAGGGCCATAGAGGGGACTCGGACCACCAGTACCGCCAGACCCTCAGATTACTGCCTAGTCCCTAATGTAGTCATTCCTCCAAAGTTTAAGATGCCAGACTTCGAGAAGTTTGACGGGACCACATGCCCTCAGACCCACCTCCGGATGTATTGTCAGTCGATGGCCGCCTATACCGATAATGAgaagttgatgatgcattgcttccaAAGCAGTCTTACCGGGACAGCGGCTAGATGGTATGTCCAACAGAATAAGGCCCAGATCCGCACGTGGGGTGACTTGGCCGATGCCTTTGAAGCGCAATATCGTCATATCTTGGAAATGGCTCCAGACAGGATGTTTCTTTCCGAAATGGAAAAAAAGCCAACAGAAATTTTCAGGGAGTATGCACACCGTTGGAGAGACGCGGCCACTCAAGTGGACCCTCCGGTCAACGACCGTGAGGCAATATCGATGTTCGTAGGGACGTTAAAAGATCCCTACCGTTCACATCTAGTAGGGTCCACTCCTCataacttcatggacattgtgtCGGCAGGGGCCAGAGTGGAAGCCGACGTCAAAGCTGGATGGATAAAGACTGGCACTACCGATAATGGCCCAAGTAAGAAGTGGGTCAAAggtaaaaaggaagaagagacccAAATGATACAGGGACCTATGAGAAGCCTAAGACAGAGAAGCCGAAGTCAACAACCTAGGGGAAATTTCTACATGGAACCAGTAGTAAACCAAACACTGCATATGGGCCCCAGACCCCAGTTTGTGGCCCCCGCGCTTGTGCCAACCCAGCCGAACATACCAACTCGCCCGAGCCAGCAAACACACACGAGGAATACACCCAAGAGTTTTCAGAGATTGGAACCGATTCCCATGTCATACGCAGACTTATTCCCCCAGCTTTTAGAACAAAGGATGATATCTACCATCCCCGGGATTCCTCTCACAAATCCTCCCCCACACTGGTATAATCCCGAGGTCCGATGCGCGTACCATGCCAATTCTCCAGGGCACCCTATTGACCAATGTTGGGCCTTTAAACACAAGGTGCAAGATTTGAAGGATGCGGGTTGGTTGTCATTCGATGCGAAGCCGGTTGGTATTCAAGAGAATCCTTTGCCTGACCATGGGAAGGACAATGTCGGAATGATCGAGGAACAAGATGGGGAAAAATTCGAAAGAAGATGGGAGCAAATGAGGCTAGACTGGGTGTATAGTGAACTGACAACAGCAGGCCTAGCAGGGTTAAAGGCTATTTGCTCTAAAGGCGCCCCATGCACATGCCAAAATACTATGAAAAGATCAGTACAACAATGTGAGACTTTCCGGATTTTTCTAAGTAGCTTGATTGACAGCAAACGAGTGGAAGTTAGCCGCGTTCAGAAAACAAATGAAGTTTCAGTCATAGGGGAATCTGACCATCCCCAATTCACCAATAGACCATTTATCCCCATCATGGGAAAAACCCCACGAGTCCCAGAGGCCCCAATTCGGGTAGTGATCTCAGCCCCTCGCCCTTTCGCATACCACAGTGACCAGGCAGTGCCATGGAGGTACAATTGTGAAGTACGCACCGAAGGAGAAACTAGCAGTGCTGCTGAAGCAAGAGGGATAACCAGAAGTGGAAGGGTTTATACGCCGAAGGTCTTGGAGAAGGTGCAACCTAGCCAAGAACAGAATAGGAACCTGAAGAAGCCAGTTCAATCTCAGGAAGCCGAAGAATTCTTGAAGATTATTAAACACAGTGAATACAACATTATTGATCAACTGAAGAAGATGCCAGCCCATATCTCTGTTTTATCACTGTTGTTGAGCTCGGAAGCCTATCGGGAAGCCCTATTAAAGGCTCTTAATCAGGCCTATATTCCCCAAGACATCAGCATCGATAATTTTAACCATGTGATTGGTGGTCTTACGGCTACCAACTACATTACATTCGCTGATGAGGAGATCCCCGTGGAAGGACAAGGGCACAATCAGGCGTTGCACGTTTCCGCAAAATGTCGAGATCACATGATTGCATGA
- the LOC131162764 gene encoding uncharacterized protein LOC131162764: MGSTVVHHETKLVVQLYSESQQKKRGDSTSKESVPEIPDRVDINARSNSLKELRDIWKGWTPQRRLTFSQTYGHIGFLLHVSVNSHMIEALVEFWNPSYCCFTLDGVDLAPTIEEYTSLLHLVKLPTPYRTYAPTRTSVVKDLFRATELKVQNLGDSKVTWESLKELMKKEGKEEVQLHLLALAIYGLLIFPKELGIIDHATIAFVAQVKEGVNPVYGILAETFRSLNRCRIRRHARLTCCVPLLYVWMMSHLPCIQGFFRAAFSTIRIPLAEFEVARWEEHASRTEWKDRLHNLVSKGIVWQAPWIDQPKVIYRCGNLPWVLLLGPWGGISYAPLMFRRQVGVTQFVPMTHGLADARFTYEDDDSQTKIREFFVSWRHVYIVEATSQNSGVQESYELWKRDRVDPRFLCKEKTLTDKKRSREAMCPSKRMTSREQFPKQGPVDPQLKPSKRPKIQGSPSKKASAVLRKEKQRLQKMLDQKVQQLRESRAEIEEKSQYIRDLEKQYEKQRYYFNKVLEKMEPCVNKANYWEAQYKALKQKVESAALTKSEPTPDDSGCLVKSGPGNQDLTPV; the protein is encoded by the coding sequence ATGGGGAGCACAGTAGTCCATCATGAAACCAAACTAGTGGTACAATTGTACTCCGAAAGTCAACAAAAGAAGAGGGGCGACAGCACAAGTAAGGAATCGGTGCCTGAGATACCAGACAGGGTTGACATCAACGCTCGATCCAATTCCTTAAAGGAGCTGAGAGACATTTGGAAAGGGTGGACGCCTCAGAGACGATTGACTTTTTCTCAGACGTACGGGCACATCGGTTTTCTATTGCATGTTTCCGTAAACTCCCACATGATTGAAGCATTGGTGGAATTTTGGAATCCGTCGTATTGCTGCTTTACTTTGGATGGGGTAGACCTTGCTCCCACCATAGAAGAATACACTTCACTATTGCATCTGGTCAAACTGCCAACGCCTTACAGAACGTACGCACCCACTCGAACCTCTGTTGTCAAGGATTTGTTCAGGGCCACCGAGCTTAAGGTCCAGAACCTGGGAGACTCAAAGGTCACTTGGGAAAGCCTGAAAGAGTTGATGAAGAAGGAAGGAAAGGAAGAAGTCCAACTGCATCTGCTAGCGTTAGCCATCTACGGCCTACTTATCTTCCCGAAGGAACTAGGAATCATCGATCATGCCACCATTGCCTTCGTAGCACAAGTAAAGGAAGGGGTGAACCCAGTCTACGGTATTCTTGCTGAAACGTTCCGATCTCTTAACAGATGCCGAATTAGGAGACATGCTCGTTTGACCTGCTGTGTGCCATTGCTTTATGTGTGGATGATGAGCCATTTGCCATGCATCCAGGGATTCTTTCGCGCTGCTTTCTCAACAATCAGAATACCTTTAGCAGAGTTCGAAGTAGCTCGTTGGGAGGAACATGCCAGCAGGACTGAATGGAAAGACAGACTTCACAATCTAGTCAGCAAGGGGATTGTATGGCAGGCACCGTGGATCGACCAGCCCAAAGTGATATATAGATGTGGAAACCTTCCTTGGGTCCTACTGCTAGGTCCCTGGGGTGGAATATCCTATGCACCACTCATGTTCCGAAGGCAAGTAGGCGTAACACAGTTTGTGCCCATGACCCATGGACTGGCGGACGCTCGGTTCACATATGAGGATGATGATAGCCAAACGAAGATCCGAGAATTCTTTGTATCATGGAGGCATGTGTACATAGTCGAAGCAACCAGTCAGAACTCGGGAGTCCAGGAGagttatgaactatggaaacGTGACAGGGTGGACCCTCGGTTCCTGTGCAAGGAAAAAACTCTGACAGACAAGAAACGGTCGAGAGAAGCTATGTGTCCGTCTAAAAGAATGACCTCCAGAGAACAGTTTCCAAAACAGGGTCCAGTAGATCCTCAACTTAAACCAAGCAAGCGACCAAAGATTCAGGGCTCGCCATCAAAGAAAGCATCGGCAGTTTTGAGAAAAGAGAAGCAGAGACTTCAAAAGATGCTTGATCAAAAAGTCCAACAATTGAGGGAGTCAAGAGCAGAAATTGAGGAAAAATCTCAGTACATACGAGACCTAGAGAAGCAGTATGAAAAACAGAGATACTATTTCAACAAAGTACTTGAAAAGATGGAGCCTTGTGTAAACAAGGCCAACTATTGGGAAGCCCAGTACAAAGCACTGAAACAGAAGGTGGAAAGTGCAGCTCTCACAAAGTCAGAACCAACCCCAGACGATTCAGGCTGCCTCGTTAAGAGCGGACCAGGAAATCAGGATCTGACACCTGTGTAG